The stretch of DNA AGCCTTGATGCTTATACCAACAAGGACACAAACGTTTTGCACTTTGCAGTATCTGGCGAGGAGCTCAAAATCATAGAAAAAAAAATAACAGACAAGCACACAATGATAGTGCAAATCTCGCCTGATACAAGTTCTGCGCTCAAAACAGCCGATATCAAGTTCTCAAACAACTACAAGGCAACAATATCCTATGATCCAAGATATGGCGCAAGCAAGGATGTGCCTTTTACAATCGCATTCTATGATCCGTCTGGCTTGCTGGCAAAGGATCTGCGATATGCCTACAGCGTCAAAAACTCCAAGGGCGAGGAATTTATCGTAAATACCGGAACCGGCTCCTCTCTTGGCATATCTGTGCCCAGCGGAGTCGACTCTAGAAAAATAACAATTCCCGCAGAGGGAAAATACGCACTACAACTGGTGTTGACTGGAAGGGGCCTAGCTGACTTTAACCCATTTGTTCCGGCCACATTCTCATTTGATGTCAGCTCAAAAACGTCGCCTTCGCCAAGCCCTGCAGAGCAAGCGGCAATTCCCGCATGGATCAAAACCAACGCAAAATTCTGGTCAGATGGAAAAATCACCGACAAGGACTTTGTCTCTGGAATCCAGTATCTCATAAAGCAGGGAATAGTGAAAATCCCAAAGACAGATGCCGCAAAAACAGCCTCCACTCAGATACCTGACTGGGTAAAGAACAACGCAAAATTCTGGTCAGATGGAAAAATCACCGACAAGGACTTTGTCTCTGGAATCCAGTTCCTGGTAAGCCAGGGAATTATCAAGGTATAGCAAAAACTGTTTTTTGTATAGCATAAACAGCTGATTTTAAGCCAAATCTCAAAAACTCATTTCATGTCAACACAAAATCATACAGTTACATGCCAAAAATGCAAACAGCAGACGACCCTCTCGGATCTGGAAGTGATACTACATAGACAGAACTGGTACCATCTTTCATGCTGGCGAGAGCTGGTAGGTAAATTCTAGATTGCCTTTTCGCCTTCGGCGCCTGTCTTGATGTCGTAGGTGCGAAGGACTGGGTGCACGAAAATCTTGCCCAGCGTGGCATTTTGTTTTATTATTTGGATTGCCTTTTCCTCCATGTTTTCTGGAACGATGATTTCAAGTACATACTTGTCTGAGAACTGGGGAATGAATACCTCGGTTCCCTTTGCTGCGTGAATTTCAGGACCTGGGTTTTTTCCGCGGCCTCGCTTTTTTGACACTGTCAGGCCGCCAACATTGATTTGCTTGAGGCCCTCGCTTACTGACATTACCTCGTTTTTTGGCAAAATGACTTCGATTCGTATCAAGTGTTTTTCAAATTACTCACACAGTAAAATATCTTTTTTCTAATCTCAGAGTTGAGACATTCGATAATCAAATGATAATCAATTATGAATTTTTGACGCAAGATTAAATAGTAAAAAACATGCGGTTCGACTGTGCCAATAGACTCTGGGGATACAGCATGGATTCTAATTGCTGGCAGCTTGGTTCTGTTGATGATTCCGGCTCTGGGCCTCTTCGAAGCTGGCCTTTTGCGAAGAAAAAACACAGTTTCAATTTTCATGCAGATCTTCTTTGGTCTTGCATTACTTAGCGTGATGTGGTTTGTATTTGGATTTAGTCTTGTGTTTGGGCCAGACACTGGCGGCATTGTAGGCAACCTGGACTATGTGTTCTTGAAAGGTGTCCCATGGGACGACTCGCTTCCATTTGCGCCTACAATTCCTGGAGTGTTGTTTGCTAAATTCCAGCTAATGTTTGCTGCAATCACGCCGTTGCTTTTGACTGGTGTTATAGCTGAGAGAATGAAGTTTTCTTCATTTATCATATTTATCGTGGCCTGGTCTGCTCTGATCTACTATCCGCTGACTCACTGGATTTGGGGAGGGGGATGGCTAGGTGATCTTGGAGTATTTGACTTTGCAGGAGGTATTGTAATTCACACTAGTGTCGGCATGGGGGCACTGGCAGCTGCAATTGTTCTAGGCAAGAGAAGGAACTATGGGCCGGCAATAATGGTCCCGCACAGCATTCCAATCGCTGTTTTGGGCTCGTCATTACTCTGGCTGGGATGGTTTGGATTCAACGCAGGAAGCGCACTGTCTTCTGGCGGAGTAGCTGGAAACACTGTGATTGTCACTCACATGGCATCGTCCATTTCTGCCCTGATCTGGGTTGGATTGTCATGGATGAGAACAGGCAAGCCAAGCGTAATAGCTGCAATCAACGGCGCCATTGCAGGCCTTGCAGGAATCACGCCGGCGTCTGGCTATGTTA from Candidatus Nitrosotenuis aquarius encodes:
- a CDS encoding P-II family nitrogen regulator — protein: MIRIEVILPKNEVMSVSEGLKQINVGGLTVSKKRGRGKNPGPEIHAAKGTEVFIPQFSDKYVLEIIVPENMEEKAIQIIKQNATLGKIFVHPVLRTYDIKTGAEGEKAI
- a CDS encoding ammonium transporter, with the protein product MPIDSGDTAWILIAGSLVLLMIPALGLFEAGLLRRKNTVSIFMQIFFGLALLSVMWFVFGFSLVFGPDTGGIVGNLDYVFLKGVPWDDSLPFAPTIPGVLFAKFQLMFAAITPLLLTGVIAERMKFSSFIIFIVAWSALIYYPLTHWIWGGGWLGDLGVFDFAGGIVIHTSVGMGALAAAIVLGKRRNYGPAIMVPHSIPIAVLGSSLLWLGWFGFNAGSALSSGGVAGNTVIVTHMASSISALIWVGLSWMRTGKPSVIAAINGAIAGLAGITPASGYVSVEHSFVIGIAIGLASYCGVLLIKDRFKIDDALDVSSVHGIAGIIGSLAIGIFASAAINPGGPNGLLFGNPMQIVIQGIGVAVAAALGFGGTFAILKVIKFLIGIRVSKEVEEIGLDIGEHAEQAYADEEEFKLDEEAQHKPKER